AACTAAATTACTCCCCGAGCCTCAAACCAAGTCGGACATGGGAGAGATGCTGCGCACAATCGGATTTGCGAGCTCGCCCGGCGTAATACGTATCCTCGCTTTTATACCGTTCCTGGGAGCGATAATTTCAATAGTGGCCAGCGTATGGATGCTCGTCGCTATGATAATCGCCGTGAGGCAGGCGCTGGATTATAAAAGCACGTGGAGAGCCATAGCGGTAACTCTAATAGGGTTTATTATTTACTTTATAATATTCGCTGTCATCTTTTCGGCGCTTGGTGTAGCGCCCCCGGCTGCCGCATAAAATCAATTTCAGAGCCAAAGATTTTAAGTAGGGCCTTAATTAATAATTATTTCAGTCATTTTCTCTTTATCAGGTCGATGACACAGGGAAACGCTGTACGTACAAGCCGTGCTGTGCGTTTTTATTTTGACTTATCGTTCTCCAGGGATTATTGTGTTTACTCCTTATTTCATGTGGCGGAGGTAACTTGCCCCTGTGTTTATCAGCAGAATCATAAGAGCGCTGCTTCTCGACATTGATCTCTACGAAGAAGTCGAGAAAGACAGGAGCGCAATGTGGCAGGCCCTCTTTGTCGTATTCCTGGTGAGTCTGGCAAGAGGGGTATATACCTATAAGCTGGGGGACTACAGGGGGCTGATAGTCGGTACGATTACGAGTTTTGTCCTGTGGATTCTGCTGGCCATGCTTATATATCTAATCGGTACAAAACTGTTCCCTGAATCCGAGACCAGGACCGACCGGGGAGAGATTCTTCGCGTGCTGGGATTCGCAAGCGCCCCCGGTATATTCCGAGTATTCGCGCTCATTCCTTATTTGACTCCTATTGTATTTCTTGTCGTATGGGTGTGGACTCTCGTGGCGATGATAATCGCCGTAAGACAGGCTCTTGATTTCAAGAACACGTGGAACGCGATATGGGTCTGCGTGGTGGGACTTATTGCCTTCTGGCTCGTGTATATAATTCTGCTGTTCGCGTTTGACATACCCAAGCCTGTGTGGTCTTGACTGATAAAACTAAATGGAGTGACGAGGCCATCTCTTTTTTTATCTTGAGATTGCCGCGCTTCGTTTCACTTCGCTCGCAATGACGATATCTATTTGACGGATTATTTTGCTTCTTTTTCTTGATAAAAAGAAGCAAAAATCATCGACTACACAGAATATGGCTGAATATATCTTATTAAGTCTAAAATCTTTTCATCCCACCGCGGCCCCTAAAAGATTTTCACGCCTTAATAATCTATATTCTTAACGCCAATTCTGTGAATGTCAGAAAACGAAAAGGCAAAAGACGAGATTGCCGCGGTCCCTTCGGAGCCTCGTAATGACGAGCGAGGGTGTCATTGCGAGCCGTAGGCGAAGCAATCTCATTTCTTCGACAATGCGCGACAACTGCGAGCCCTATACTATCAGAAGCTGTCGTAAAAGTGTCTATAATCAGTAGCAGCGCAGAGTTTATATGGCTTTC
This is a stretch of genomic DNA from Deltaproteobacteria bacterium. It encodes these proteins:
- a CDS encoding YIP1 family protein; this translates as MASLVDRMIRASKLDVNLYEEVEADKGAMGQALAVVVISSVAAGIGTLGVLGIRGLIFGTLGALIGWFIWAFLAFVIGTKLLPEPQTKSDMGEMLRTIGFASSPGVIRILAFIPFLGAIISIVASVWMLVAMIIAVRQALDYKSTWRAIAVTLIGFIIYFIIFAVIFSALGVAPPAAA
- a CDS encoding YIP1 family protein, which codes for MFISRIIRALLLDIDLYEEVEKDRSAMWQALFVVFLVSLARGVYTYKLGDYRGLIVGTITSFVLWILLAMLIYLIGTKLFPESETRTDRGEILRVLGFASAPGIFRVFALIPYLTPIVFLVVWVWTLVAMIIAVRQALDFKNTWNAIWVCVVGLIAFWLVYIILLFAFDIPKPVWS